The Peribacillus sp. FSL P2-0133 genome has a segment encoding these proteins:
- a CDS encoding nucleoside-diphosphate sugar epimerase/dehydratase, with amino-acid sequence MTYYNRLFTLVLLDAMIVVTAVFLSYWLLHPYDELPAFTLTGTLILLLCHYFFTAYLKQYKKAWEYASIREMFNIFKVTAFSITITTVFQLYFTDFLYIRELFITWILYMAMIGCSRLAWRIYFERYIKQSPNKKRTLIVGAGSAGAMITSQLLKSRNIELVPVAFVDDDKTKLSLEIFNIPVVAATKHISQVVEQYKIEHIVIAIPSLKREEINDIFSECTKTCVKTQIVPSLEAIVQGKVPINELQDIQMEDLLGRLPVQLDDKGISEKIVDGTILVTGAGGSIGSEICRQIMKYNPAKIVLLGHGENSIYAIELELREAYANTIEIVTEIADIQDRRRMFQVIEHHHPNIVYHAAAHKHVPLMESNPKEAVKNNMIGTMNVAEASEAGMVNIFVMVSSDKAVNPTSIMGASKCLAEMMIQYKSLSSHTKFVTVRFGNVLGSNGSVIPLFKKQIRKGGPLTVTHPDMIRYFMTIPEASRLVIQAGVLAKGGEVFVLDMGEPVKIVDFAKKLIQLSGYNVEDIGITYTGIRPGEKLYEELLGEDEVYLNQIYPKIHIGKPREVNWNAIKDIITTYDVLSEETLKDRMLNLANYRKNNKVPIP; translated from the coding sequence TTGACATATTATAACCGGCTTTTCACATTAGTCTTACTGGACGCCATGATTGTTGTGACAGCTGTATTTTTAAGTTATTGGTTATTACATCCATATGATGAACTTCCGGCATTTACACTGACGGGTACGCTTATTTTGCTCTTGTGTCATTATTTCTTTACTGCTTATTTGAAACAATATAAAAAGGCATGGGAATACGCAAGTATCAGGGAAATGTTCAATATATTCAAAGTGACGGCCTTTTCTATTACCATTACAACCGTCTTTCAGCTATACTTTACCGATTTTCTTTATATTAGAGAACTTTTCATTACCTGGATTCTGTATATGGCCATGATTGGGTGCTCACGTTTGGCATGGAGAATCTATTTTGAACGATACATTAAGCAATCACCAAATAAAAAAAGAACGTTGATCGTAGGAGCCGGATCTGCCGGGGCGATGATAACGAGTCAGTTGTTAAAATCCAGAAATATAGAGTTAGTCCCAGTTGCATTCGTTGATGATGATAAAACGAAACTAAGTTTAGAAATCTTCAATATACCAGTAGTAGCAGCAACAAAACATATTTCTCAAGTGGTCGAGCAATACAAAATAGAACATATCGTGATTGCGATTCCTTCTTTGAAAAGAGAGGAGATAAATGACATTTTTTCAGAATGCACTAAAACGTGCGTAAAAACTCAAATTGTCCCTAGCCTGGAAGCGATTGTTCAAGGTAAGGTTCCAATTAATGAATTGCAGGATATCCAGATGGAAGACTTATTGGGTCGCTTACCCGTTCAACTTGATGATAAAGGGATTTCAGAAAAGATTGTTGATGGCACTATTTTAGTAACAGGTGCAGGCGGTTCAATTGGATCAGAAATCTGTCGTCAGATCATGAAGTATAATCCAGCTAAAATTGTATTGCTTGGACATGGTGAAAACAGCATTTATGCGATCGAGTTGGAATTGCGGGAGGCTTATGCAAATACTATTGAAATCGTGACCGAAATTGCAGACATTCAGGATCGCAGGAGGATGTTTCAGGTAATCGAACATCATCATCCAAATATAGTCTATCATGCGGCCGCCCATAAACATGTACCGCTTATGGAGTCCAACCCTAAAGAAGCGGTGAAAAATAACATGATAGGCACGATGAACGTTGCGGAGGCATCGGAGGCCGGCATGGTGAATATTTTTGTCATGGTTTCGTCAGATAAAGCCGTAAATCCGACAAGTATAATGGGTGCCTCTAAATGTTTAGCAGAGATGATGATCCAGTATAAGAGTTTGTCGAGTCATACTAAATTTGTAACGGTCCGGTTTGGAAATGTCCTTGGCAGTAATGGCAGCGTCATCCCACTCTTTAAAAAACAAATAAGAAAAGGAGGACCTTTGACAGTCACTCATCCGGATATGATTCGCTATTTCATGACGATTCCGGAAGCTTCGAGATTAGTCATTCAGGCAGGAGTTCTGGCCAAAGGAGGAGAGGTATTCGTACTTGATATGGGCGAACCTGTCAAAATTGTCGATTTCGCTAAAAAGCTTATCCAACTGTCAGGTTACAACGTTGAAGACATTGGGATAACCTATACTGGAATTCGGCCAGGAGAAAAATTATACGAAGAATTGCTTGGGGAAGATGAAGTTTACTTAAATCAGATCTATCCGAAAATCCATATTGGAAAACCAAGAGAGGTAAATTGGAATGCAATAAAAGATATTATCACAACATATGATGTCTTGAGCGAAGAAACGTTAAAAGATAGAATGTTGAATTTAGCAAATTATAGGAAGAATAACAAAGTTCCCATACCGTGA
- a CDS encoding MFS transporter has translation MGINQAANQLEQTKMDIKPKVGLLIIGIILLGANLRAPLTSVGPLVTSIRDNLGISNTLSGSLTTLPLLSFALLSPFAPRIARRFGMELTLFLSLILLTIGIGVRSAGGVPTLFIGTILIGLAIAIGNVLLPSLIKHNFARNIGLMTGTYAVSMNLCGAIGSGISIPLASSSGLGWAGALGCWGILSLITVFLWMPQLRRPFKSGKDVQTAQKDKKINLWRSGLAWQITFFMGLQSFIFYTVITWMPEILEQKGLNADEAGWMLSIMQLAVIPITFLVPILAGRLQSQRLLVVPPVVFLIAGIFGILYGSTLFIPVCMILIGIGVGTVFSLSMMFFSLRTQSTHEATELSGMAQSFGYLLAAIGPVLFGLLHDITHSWTVPLLMLAAISALIFIVGMRAGNNEYVTTQ, from the coding sequence ATGGGCATTAATCAAGCGGCAAATCAACTAGAACAAACAAAAATGGATATTAAACCCAAGGTTGGACTACTCATCATCGGAATCATTCTTCTTGGGGCAAATCTTAGGGCTCCCTTAACATCTGTTGGCCCCCTTGTCACTTCGATCCGTGATAACTTGGGGATATCCAATACATTATCAGGTTCATTAACGACATTGCCTCTGCTTTCTTTCGCTTTATTATCACCATTTGCACCTAGGATAGCACGGCGTTTTGGAATGGAGCTCACACTTTTCCTTTCCTTGATATTATTAACAATCGGGATTGGGGTACGCTCAGCTGGCGGAGTGCCGACATTGTTCATAGGGACCATTTTAATCGGGTTAGCCATTGCAATCGGCAATGTATTGTTACCCAGTCTGATTAAGCATAACTTTGCCAGGAATATCGGTTTGATGACAGGAACCTATGCTGTTTCCATGAATTTATGCGGCGCAATAGGTTCCGGGATCAGCATTCCCCTTGCTTCTTCATCGGGATTGGGATGGGCTGGTGCCCTTGGATGTTGGGGAATCTTATCACTTATTACAGTCTTCTTATGGATGCCGCAATTAAGACGGCCATTCAAGTCAGGTAAGGATGTACAAACAGCACAAAAGGATAAAAAGATTAACTTATGGCGTTCTGGATTAGCCTGGCAGATAACATTCTTCATGGGATTACAATCGTTTATTTTCTATACAGTAATTACCTGGATGCCGGAAATCCTGGAGCAAAAAGGCCTGAACGCTGATGAGGCCGGCTGGATGCTATCCATCATGCAGCTTGCCGTCATTCCCATAACATTCCTTGTGCCAATTTTAGCTGGCCGCCTACAAAGTCAGCGTCTGTTAGTGGTCCCGCCTGTCGTCTTCCTTATCGCAGGGATATTCGGCATATTATATGGAAGCACTCTGTTCATACCAGTATGCATGATATTGATTGGAATTGGAGTCGGAACCGTATTCAGTTTATCCATGATGTTTTTTAGTCTTCGAACACAAAGCACCCATGAGGCGACGGAATTATCAGGAATGGCTCAATCATTCGGGTACCTCTTAGCTGCCATTGGACCAGTATTATTCGGATTGCTTCATGACATTACACACAGCTGGACAGTTCCCTTATTGATGTTGGCCGCAATATCGGCACTTATTTTCATTGTTGGAATGCGTGCAGGAAATAATGAATATGTAACTACTCAATAA
- a CDS encoding CpsB/CapC family capsule biosynthesis tyrosine phosphatase, protein MIDIHSHILPKMDDGAGNIQESIEMARKAVDQGISNIIATPHYNKGIYENEKEKVVKETAKLNLVLADLEIPLKVWPGQEIRISDELSDDYDNNEIMGLNGSQYILLELPSNHVPRYTERLIYDLQMKRMTPIIAHPERNLEIIKNPQLLKELIWKGAYSQITAGSITGKFGWRTKRFSKYLVHSGLTHFIASDAHNVGKRGFQIREAHKLIEKNFGQEMVDAFNENAENVLYGLKVKELLFD, encoded by the coding sequence ATGATTGATATTCATAGTCATATTTTACCGAAGATGGATGACGGTGCTGGAAATATCCAGGAAAGTATAGAAATGGCGAGAAAAGCTGTAGATCAAGGAATTTCTAACATAATAGCAACCCCTCATTATAATAAGGGGATATATGAAAATGAAAAGGAAAAAGTCGTGAAAGAAACTGCAAAATTAAACCTAGTGCTAGCTGATCTCGAAATCCCGCTAAAAGTATGGCCAGGGCAGGAAATAAGGATATCTGATGAACTTTCAGATGATTATGATAATAATGAAATCATGGGCTTGAATGGTTCGCAGTACATCCTTCTCGAATTACCTTCTAATCATGTGCCTAGGTATACGGAACGATTAATTTATGATTTGCAAATGAAAAGGATGACACCGATCATCGCTCATCCAGAGAGGAATTTGGAAATAATAAAAAATCCGCAACTTTTAAAAGAATTAATTTGGAAGGGTGCGTATTCACAAATAACAGCAGGGAGCATCACGGGTAAATTCGGATGGAGAACAAAAAGGTTTTCCAAATATTTAGTTCACTCAGGTCTTACTCATTTTATTGCATCAGATGCTCATAATGTTGGAAAAAGAGGTTTTCAGATCAGGGAAGCACATAAGTTGATTGAAAAGAATTTCGGACAAGAAATGGTCGACGCCTTTAATGAAAATGCCGAGAATGTATTGTACGGATTGAAAGTTAAGGAACTCTTGTTTGACTAA
- a CDS encoding acetyltransferase codes for MKKIVIIGAGGHSKVVQDIVEAMDEYRLMAILDDQYEVLKRKGNVYFGPILSYRRLFIHFECKVIIAIGRNDLRFKIVNELNLDVMDYETVIHPTAVVGKNVSIGKGTVIMPNVVLNAGARVGNHVIVNTSSVIEHDTHLDDFIHIAPSATLTGAVKVGTGTLMGAGSTVIPSITIGEWCTVGAGSTVIKDISDASTAVGSPARIIK; via the coding sequence TTGAAGAAAATCGTAATAATCGGTGCGGGCGGGCACTCAAAAGTTGTTCAAGATATTGTTGAAGCAATGGATGAATATCGGCTCATGGCTATTTTAGATGATCAATACGAAGTGCTGAAAAGAAAGGGAAATGTATACTTTGGCCCCATCTTAAGCTATAGAAGGTTGTTTATTCATTTTGAATGTAAGGTAATTATTGCGATAGGCAGGAACGATTTAAGATTTAAAATCGTAAACGAGCTGAATTTAGATGTAATGGATTATGAGACAGTCATTCACCCCACTGCTGTAGTGGGCAAAAATGTCTCGATAGGTAAAGGAACGGTCATTATGCCTAATGTCGTCTTGAACGCAGGCGCGAGGGTGGGGAATCACGTTATTGTTAATACGTCTTCAGTTATTGAGCATGATACCCATCTTGATGACTTTATCCATATAGCACCAAGTGCAACACTGACAGGAGCTGTCAAGGTTGGAACTGGTACCTTGATGGGAGCTGGTTCTACGGTCATACCAAGCATAACGATAGGGGAATGGTGTACGGTTGGAGCCGGGTCAACCGTCATTAAAGACATTTCTGATGCATCTACAGCTGTGGGGTCCCCAGCTAGGATAATAAAATAA
- a CDS encoding sugar transferase yields MKRAFELLISCLALISSSLLMLLIVILIRLKLGSPVIFKQERPGLNGKPFFLYKFRTMTDEKDENGDLVPDEKRLTDFGKLLRKLSLDELPQLFNVMKGDVSFVGPRPLLMEYLPLYTSEQARRHDVRPGMTGWAQVNGRNAISWEKKFELDVWYVENQSFLLDMKIIYLTLIKVCKQEAITQEGHVTTRKFVG; encoded by the coding sequence ATGAAACGGGCTTTTGAATTATTGATATCTTGTCTGGCGCTCATATCCAGTTCACTTCTTATGCTGCTTATCGTCATCCTCATCCGTTTGAAATTAGGTTCACCTGTCATTTTTAAGCAGGAGCGCCCAGGCCTTAATGGTAAACCATTTTTTTTGTATAAGTTTAGAACGATGACGGATGAAAAAGATGAAAATGGGGATTTGGTTCCTGATGAGAAGAGATTAACCGATTTTGGGAAATTACTTAGAAAATTAAGTTTAGATGAATTACCTCAATTATTCAATGTCATGAAAGGGGATGTGAGTTTTGTAGGCCCACGGCCATTATTAATGGAATATCTCCCATTATATACTTCCGAACAAGCTAGGAGGCATGATGTCCGTCCAGGAATGACAGGTTGGGCACAAGTGAATGGACGCAATGCAATCTCTTGGGAGAAAAAATTTGAGCTTGATGTCTGGTACGTAGAAAATCAATCCTTTTTATTGGATATGAAGATCATATACCTTACCTTGATTAAGGTATGTAAACAGGAAGCCATTACCCAAGAAGGGCATGTAACAACCCGAAAATTTGTTGGATAA
- a CDS encoding FadR/GntR family transcriptional regulator — MTISKTNRLSLVEQVVSQIESLIESGEWKIGNQIPPEMDLIQQFDVSRNTLREAVRSLVYAGLLVTKQGKGTFVRSSSALGAAFERRIQQSSILETLEVRHALEKEGAQLAALRRNQEDIDRLRFHISACSKAAGAKDIKAYEEADIQLHKSIMASSHNDLLIDLYEHMEHSLNESIHQIVEMSSDVNFHLNIHCNLVDAIIEQDANRAIETVNEYIAQFKKSLE, encoded by the coding sequence TTGACCATATCCAAAACAAATCGCTTATCACTTGTAGAGCAAGTCGTTTCCCAAATCGAATCGTTAATCGAATCAGGTGAATGGAAAATTGGAAATCAAATCCCCCCTGAAATGGATTTGATCCAACAGTTCGATGTAAGCAGAAATACATTAAGAGAAGCTGTACGATCACTTGTTTATGCAGGTCTTTTAGTAACGAAACAAGGAAAAGGAACATTCGTAAGGTCATCAAGTGCCTTGGGGGCTGCATTTGAAAGAAGGATCCAGCAGTCAAGTATATTAGAAACGTTAGAGGTCCGTCATGCCCTTGAAAAAGAGGGAGCTCAGTTAGCGGCATTAAGACGTAATCAAGAAGATATAGATCGATTGCGGTTTCATATATCAGCATGCAGTAAAGCTGCCGGGGCAAAGGATATCAAGGCTTACGAAGAAGCCGATATACAGTTACATAAATCGATTATGGCCTCATCACATAATGATTTATTGATTGATTTGTACGAACATATGGAACACTCCCTGAATGAATCCATCCATCAGATAGTGGAGATGAGTTCTGATGTGAACTTTCATTTGAACATTCATTGCAATCTTGTAGATGCCATCATCGAACAAGATGCGAACCGGGCAATCGAAACAGTGAATGAATACATTGCACAATTCAAAAAATCTTTAGAGTAA
- a CDS encoding helix-turn-helix domain-containing protein, with product MNRFNDRYSKLLYHLFYEDNWCSLTELSKKTGYSKSTLWRDILHMSSNLPPEWKIEKNEVQGVRLLKPKHGTLEELWFHLKSENTYFQTLELILFNNGVTIKYITQKVHISRSTVYRQLEKIEEVLKNAEVQLSNSPFKIVGDEKKVRRFIMQYVEYMSGNLNDFITSFNLKDFQDTLLELLKEHTTSLHMGAIQRLAIILHISNIRITHNCFVTFPKVVIDENEKSKAFDISKKLFKFMVKCPNREKQIREILFFSLYLMSEEMSLNRTQELRYIRSKINSDSGKPLSQFLSNLSTKIGLDVSQDDIFMYEFAQTLRGISFDFQLITDTRINNILQFVPYFENNLLFGIIEDIAQCISDEFTISFENIEILEIFMLVQASILRKQNQMVIETALICRSYVEKDYIREVLKHHFGNKLNIFVMDFSDIDSLFRKNGFDILITTDLGQLINIEHIPVYKVSSFPTPSELKEIKMFTRKNFIDRYGLNPNILYPFEEDID from the coding sequence ATGAATCGATTTAATGATCGTTATTCAAAACTGCTGTATCATTTATTTTATGAAGATAACTGGTGCAGTTTAACGGAACTATCCAAAAAAACAGGCTATTCGAAAAGCACATTATGGCGGGATATATTACATATGAGTTCAAATCTTCCACCTGAATGGAAAATCGAAAAGAATGAAGTTCAGGGCGTAAGATTATTGAAACCTAAACACGGCACCTTGGAAGAACTTTGGTTTCATCTGAAAAGTGAAAATACCTATTTTCAAACCTTGGAATTAATTCTTTTTAACAATGGAGTGACGATAAAGTATATTACTCAAAAAGTGCATATCAGTCGCTCCACAGTGTACCGACAGTTAGAGAAAATAGAAGAGGTATTAAAAAATGCCGAAGTTCAATTATCAAATAGTCCGTTTAAAATTGTTGGTGATGAAAAAAAGGTAAGGCGATTCATCATGCAGTATGTAGAGTATATGTCAGGCAATTTAAACGATTTTATTACATCTTTTAATCTTAAGGATTTTCAAGACACTCTACTGGAGCTATTGAAGGAACATACAACCTCTTTACACATGGGTGCCATTCAAAGACTAGCGATAATCCTACATATCTCTAACATTCGAATAACCCACAATTGTTTTGTGACATTCCCAAAAGTTGTTATAGATGAAAATGAAAAATCCAAAGCATTTGATATATCAAAGAAACTATTCAAATTCATGGTGAAATGTCCAAATAGGGAGAAACAGATTCGGGAAATTTTATTTTTTTCCTTATATCTAATGAGCGAAGAAATGTCTTTAAATCGTACCCAAGAGCTTCGTTACATTCGTTCCAAAATTAATTCGGATAGCGGTAAGCCTCTAAGTCAATTTTTAAGTAATTTATCAACGAAAATTGGGTTGGATGTTTCCCAGGATGATATTTTCATGTACGAATTTGCGCAAACTCTTCGTGGGATATCGTTTGACTTTCAGTTAATAACGGATACAAGGATAAATAATATTTTACAGTTCGTTCCTTATTTTGAAAATAATCTGTTATTCGGAATTATTGAAGATATAGCACAATGTATATCAGATGAATTTACTATTTCTTTTGAAAATATAGAAATATTGGAAATATTCATGTTGGTCCAAGCTTCAATTTTAAGAAAACAAAACCAAATGGTTATAGAGACTGCATTAATTTGTCGTTCATATGTAGAGAAAGATTATATTCGTGAGGTATTAAAACATCATTTCGGGAACAAGCTAAATATTTTTGTAATGGATTTTTCCGATATAGATTCACTTTTTAGAAAAAACGGGTTTGATATCTTAATAACCACAGATTTAGGGCAGCTAATTAATATTGAACACATTCCTGTATATAAAGTTTCTTCGTTTCCAACTCCTTCCGAATTAAAAGAAATCAAGATGTTCACTCGAAAGAATTTCATTGATAGGTATGGTTTAAATCCTAATATTTTATATCCATTTGAAGAAGACATTGATTGA
- a CDS encoding amino acid permease: MEQTHQDLKKGLLPRHVQFIALAGMIGTGIFKGSSDTLNMAGPSVVIAYIIGGLLLFIVMAALGEMATAFPNLNVQHLINKAFGFQLSFIVGWLYWFNWIIVIIVEIVAAGSFLQYWFPTVPLWLLSILCASVIIGINLFQVKYYGELEFWFAGIKIITLIAFIILGALILLGLFPSSASFSNYTEHGGFFPKGIDGMLSALLVVMFSYGGAELIGVAVTETKDSQRVIPKIIKGTVWRVILFYVLPILIICGVIPWNQVSTEVSPFVQVFSLSGLPGAADIMNFVLLTAVLSAANSGIYATSRTLFTLSQNGEAPKAFLKTTKKGIPLNGIFLTTLCILAGVFLSYLTPDLILSYLMAIPGFTVLLLWISICSAQLKLRNQYTGKPGFRVKWYPYTTILAITALSIIFLAFIFNKQNIIGTTVCLVTLAIFILLSFIVKRKK, from the coding sequence ATGGAGCAGACTCATCAAGATTTAAAAAAGGGCCTATTGCCGCGGCATGTCCAGTTCATTGCTTTAGCAGGAATGATAGGAACAGGGATTTTTAAGGGGAGTTCCGATACATTAAATATGGCAGGTCCAAGTGTTGTAATAGCCTATATAATTGGGGGGCTGTTGTTATTTATTGTAATGGCCGCATTAGGAGAGATGGCAACCGCTTTTCCTAATTTGAACGTACAACATCTCATTAATAAAGCTTTTGGGTTTCAACTATCCTTCATAGTCGGATGGCTCTATTGGTTTAATTGGATTATCGTAATCATTGTAGAAATAGTCGCTGCCGGCAGTTTTCTACAATATTGGTTTCCAACAGTGCCATTATGGCTGTTAAGCATACTTTGCGCTTCGGTAATAATAGGAATTAATTTATTTCAAGTAAAATACTATGGAGAACTCGAATTTTGGTTTGCGGGAATTAAAATAATAACCCTAATTGCCTTTATTATTTTAGGAGCTTTGATCCTGCTAGGACTTTTTCCTAGTTCGGCTTCATTTTCTAATTACACGGAACATGGTGGTTTTTTCCCAAAAGGAATTGACGGAATGTTAAGTGCACTTTTAGTGGTGATGTTTTCATATGGGGGCGCAGAATTAATTGGTGTAGCCGTCACGGAAACAAAAGATAGTCAGCGGGTCATACCAAAAATAATTAAAGGAACAGTATGGCGGGTGATTCTTTTCTATGTCTTGCCGATACTTATTATTTGTGGGGTAATACCTTGGAACCAGGTAAGCACTGAAGTAAGTCCTTTCGTTCAGGTTTTCAGCTTATCGGGTCTTCCCGGAGCAGCCGATATTATGAATTTCGTTCTTTTAACCGCTGTGTTATCAGCTGCAAATTCAGGTATATACGCTACCTCAAGGACATTGTTCACTCTTTCCCAGAATGGGGAAGCGCCTAAGGCATTTTTAAAAACAACCAAAAAGGGTATCCCGCTTAATGGTATATTTTTAACTACATTATGTATATTGGCTGGTGTATTTTTATCCTATTTGACTCCCGACCTGATTTTAAGCTACCTTATGGCCATTCCTGGATTCACAGTTTTATTATTATGGATCAGCATTTGTTCCGCGCAATTGAAGCTGCGTAATCAATACACTGGTAAACCAGGTTTCCGGGTAAAATGGTACCCATATACAACTATATTAGCCATCACTGCTTTAAGCATTATCTTTTTGGCATTTATCTTTAATAAGCAAAACATCATTGGGACCACAGTGTGTCTTGTCACGTTAGCAATATTCATCCTTCTCTCTTTTATTGTCAAACGAAAAAAATAG
- a CDS encoding aminotransferase class I/II-fold pyridoxal phosphate-dependent enzyme, protein MENKRLYLSPPHMSGNEQMYISQAFETNWIAPLGPNVKALEVEFAKYAGTKGALAVSSGTAAIHLALQVLGVTSGDTVFCSSLTFIASANPIIYQGAKPVFIDSESDTWNMSPKALELALEYARKKGEIPKAVILVHLFGQSAKVDEIKSICGKYKVALIEDAAESLGGTYKGKQTGAFGDIGIYSFNGNKIITTSGGGMLVSNNEEFLHRALFLSTQARDPELHYQHSSIGYNYRLSNILAGIGRAQLEVLDDRVKVRREIFDRYKKSLGNIPGITFMPELKDTMGNRWLTALTIDDKINGVRYIDVINALEAGNIESRPVWKPLHLQPVFKNAAFFTESGDKSISSMLFEQGLCLPSGSGMTFEDQERVVAIVKEVLEPSKIAR, encoded by the coding sequence ATGGAGAATAAAAGATTGTATCTTTCGCCTCCTCATATGAGTGGGAATGAACAAATGTACATTAGCCAAGCGTTCGAGACAAATTGGATAGCGCCACTGGGACCGAACGTAAAAGCTTTGGAAGTGGAATTTGCCAAATATGCAGGCACTAAGGGGGCATTGGCAGTAAGTTCAGGAACTGCGGCCATTCATTTGGCATTGCAAGTATTGGGAGTCACCAGTGGTGATACCGTATTCTGTTCTTCATTAACTTTTATAGCCAGTGCAAATCCTATCATCTATCAAGGGGCGAAGCCTGTTTTTATTGATTCCGAATCTGATACATGGAATATGTCACCTAAGGCATTGGAACTGGCTTTGGAATACGCTAGGAAAAAGGGGGAAATTCCAAAAGCCGTCATTTTGGTCCATCTATTTGGACAGAGTGCAAAGGTGGATGAGATCAAGAGCATTTGCGGGAAATATAAGGTTGCTTTAATAGAGGATGCGGCAGAATCCCTTGGTGGCACTTACAAGGGGAAGCAAACTGGAGCGTTTGGAGATATAGGGATTTATTCGTTTAATGGAAATAAAATCATAACAACTTCCGGTGGGGGCATGCTGGTTTCAAATAACGAGGAATTTTTACATAGGGCTCTCTTTCTATCTACACAAGCACGTGATCCAGAGCTTCACTATCAGCATAGCTCGATTGGATATAACTATCGTTTAAGCAATATTCTAGCTGGAATCGGTCGTGCCCAACTAGAAGTATTGGATGACCGTGTAAAAGTTCGGAGAGAAATTTTTGATCGGTATAAAAAATCATTGGGAAACATACCTGGCATTACCTTCATGCCTGAGTTAAAAGATACGATGGGGAATCGCTGGCTTACCGCATTAACAATAGACGACAAAATCAATGGAGTACGATACATTGACGTGATTAATGCGTTAGAAGCAGGAAATATTGAGTCCAGACCAGTATGGAAACCATTACATTTACAGCCTGTCTTTAAAAATGCAGCATTTTTTACAGAAAGCGGGGATAAAAGCATTTCAAGTATGTTATTCGAACAAGGTTTATGTTTGCCGTCCGGTTCGGGCATGACATTTGAAGATCAAGAGCGGGTCGTGGCAATTGTTAAGGAAGTACTTGAACCGTCTAAAATAGCCCGATGA